From a region of the Rhinopithecus roxellana isolate Shanxi Qingling chromosome 8, ASM756505v1, whole genome shotgun sequence genome:
- the PGPEP1 gene encoding pyroglutamyl-peptidase 1 isoform X5, whose product MEQPRKAVVVTGFGPFGEHTVNASWIAVQELEKLGLGDSVDLHVYEIPVEYKTVQRLIPALWEKHSPQLVVHVGVSGMATTVTLEKCGHNKGYKGLDNCRFCPGSQCCVEDGPESIDSIIDMDAVCKRVTTLGLDVSVTISQDAGRVTVDQPSSTCPHWGSHTTQTSWAGH is encoded by the exons ATGGAGCAGCCGAGGAAGGCGGTGGTAGTGACGG GATTTGGCCCTTTTGGGGAACACACTGTGAACGCCAGTTGGATTGCAGTTCAG GAGCTGGAAAAGCTAGGCCTTGGGGACAGTGTGGACCTGCACGTGTATGAGATTCCAGTTGAGTACAAAACAGTCCAGAGACTCATCCCTGCCCTGTGGGAGAAGCACAGTCCACAG CTGGTGGTGCATGTGGGGGTGTCAGGCATGGCGACCACAGTCACACTGGAGAAATGTGGACACAACAAGGGCTACAAGGGGCTGGACAACTGCCGCTTCTGCCCCGGCTCCCAGTGCTGCGTGGAGGACGGGCCTGAAAGCATTGACTCCATCATCGACATGGATGCTGTGTGCAAGCGAGTCACCACGTTGGGCCTGGATGTATCGGTGACCATCTCGCAGGATGCTGGCAG AGTCACGGTCGATCAGCCTTCGTCCACGTGCCCCCACTGGGGAAGCCATACAACGCAGACCAGCTGGGCAGGGCACTGA
- the PGPEP1 gene encoding pyroglutamyl-peptidase 1 isoform X3: MEQPRKAVVVTGFGPFGEHTVNASWIAVQLVVHVGVSGMATTVTLEKCGHNKGYKGLDNCRFCPGSQCCVEDGPESIDSIIDMDAVCKRVTTLGLDVSVTISQDAGRYLCDFTYYTSLYQSHGRSAFVHVPPLGKPYNADQLGRALRAIIEEMLDLLEQSEGKINYCHKH; this comes from the exons ATGGAGCAGCCGAGGAAGGCGGTGGTAGTGACGG GATTTGGCCCTTTTGGGGAACACACTGTGAACGCCAGTTGGATTGCAGTTCAG CTGGTGGTGCATGTGGGGGTGTCAGGCATGGCGACCACAGTCACACTGGAGAAATGTGGACACAACAAGGGCTACAAGGGGCTGGACAACTGCCGCTTCTGCCCCGGCTCCCAGTGCTGCGTGGAGGACGGGCCTGAAAGCATTGACTCCATCATCGACATGGATGCTGTGTGCAAGCGAGTCACCACGTTGGGCCTGGATGTATCGGTGACCATCTCGCAGGATGCTGGCAG ATATCTCTGCGACTTTACATACTACACCTCTCTGTACCAGAGTCACGGTCGATCAGCCTTCGTCCACGTGCCCCCACTGGGGAAGCCATACAACGCAGACCAGCTGGGCAGGGCACTGAGAGCCATCATTGAGGAGATGCTGGACCTCCTGGAGCAGTCAGAGGGCAAAATCAACTATTGCCACAAACACTGA
- the PGPEP1 gene encoding pyroglutamyl-peptidase 1 isoform X2, producing the protein MEQPRKAVVVTGFGPFGEHTVNASWIAVQELEKLGLGDSVDLHVYEIPVEYKTVQRLIPALWEKHSPQLVVHVGVSGMATTVTLEKCGHNKGYKGLDNCRFCPGSQCCVEDGPESIDSIIDMDAVCKRVTTLGLDVSVTISQDAGRYLCDFTYYTSLYQSHGRSAFVHVPPLGKPYNADQLGRALRAIIEEMLDLLEQSEGKINYCHKH; encoded by the exons ATGGAGCAGCCGAGGAAGGCGGTGGTAGTGACGG GATTTGGCCCTTTTGGGGAACACACTGTGAACGCCAGTTGGATTGCAGTTCAG GAGCTGGAAAAGCTAGGCCTTGGGGACAGTGTGGACCTGCACGTGTATGAGATTCCAGTTGAGTACAAAACAGTCCAGAGACTCATCCCTGCCCTGTGGGAGAAGCACAGTCCACAG CTGGTGGTGCATGTGGGGGTGTCAGGCATGGCGACCACAGTCACACTGGAGAAATGTGGACACAACAAGGGCTACAAGGGGCTGGACAACTGCCGCTTCTGCCCCGGCTCCCAGTGCTGCGTGGAGGACGGGCCTGAAAGCATTGACTCCATCATCGACATGGATGCTGTGTGCAAGCGAGTCACCACGTTGGGCCTGGATGTATCGGTGACCATCTCGCAGGATGCTGGCAG ATATCTCTGCGACTTTACATACTACACCTCTCTGTACCAGAGTCACGGTCGATCAGCCTTCGTCCACGTGCCCCCACTGGGGAAGCCATACAACGCAGACCAGCTGGGCAGGGCACTGAGAGCCATCATTGAGGAGATGCTGGACCTCCTGGAGCAGTCAGAGGGCAAAATCAACTATTGCCACAAACACTGA
- the PGPEP1 gene encoding pyroglutamyl-peptidase 1 isoform X4, whose product MEQPRKAVVVTGFGPFGEHTVNASWIAVQELEKLGLGDSVDLHVYEIPVEYKTVQRLIPALWEKHSPQISLRLYILHLSVPESRSISLRPRAPTGEAIQRRPAGQGTESHH is encoded by the exons ATGGAGCAGCCGAGGAAGGCGGTGGTAGTGACGG GATTTGGCCCTTTTGGGGAACACACTGTGAACGCCAGTTGGATTGCAGTTCAG GAGCTGGAAAAGCTAGGCCTTGGGGACAGTGTGGACCTGCACGTGTATGAGATTCCAGTTGAGTACAAAACAGTCCAGAGACTCATCCCTGCCCTGTGGGAGAAGCACAGTCCACAG ATATCTCTGCGACTTTACATACTACACCTCTCTGTACCAGAGTCACGGTCGATCAGCCTTCGTCCACGTGCCCCCACTGGGGAAGCCATACAACGCAGACCAGCTGGGCAGGGCACTGAGAGCCATCATTGA
- the PGPEP1 gene encoding pyroglutamyl-peptidase 1 isoform X1, translating into MGSHYIVQAGLELPGLNDPSTLASQRSWDYRCEPPSPAIKWVLPNPHMNTSLVTACFGELEKLGLGDSVDLHVYEIPVEYKTVQRLIPALWEKHSPQLVVHVGVSGMATTVTLEKCGHNKGYKGLDNCRFCPGSQCCVEDGPESIDSIIDMDAVCKRVTTLGLDVSVTISQDAGRYLCDFTYYTSLYQSHGRSAFVHVPPLGKPYNADQLGRALRAIIEEMLDLLEQSEGKINYCHKH; encoded by the exons atgggatctcactatattgtccaggctggtcttgaactcccaggcttaaatgatccttccaccttggcctcccaacgaagctgggattacaggtgtgagccaccaagccctgccATCAAGTGGGTCTTGCCAAACCCACACATGAACACCTCTCTTGTGACTGCATGCTTTggg GAGCTGGAAAAGCTAGGCCTTGGGGACAGTGTGGACCTGCACGTGTATGAGATTCCAGTTGAGTACAAAACAGTCCAGAGACTCATCCCTGCCCTGTGGGAGAAGCACAGTCCACAG CTGGTGGTGCATGTGGGGGTGTCAGGCATGGCGACCACAGTCACACTGGAGAAATGTGGACACAACAAGGGCTACAAGGGGCTGGACAACTGCCGCTTCTGCCCCGGCTCCCAGTGCTGCGTGGAGGACGGGCCTGAAAGCATTGACTCCATCATCGACATGGATGCTGTGTGCAAGCGAGTCACCACGTTGGGCCTGGATGTATCGGTGACCATCTCGCAGGATGCTGGCAG ATATCTCTGCGACTTTACATACTACACCTCTCTGTACCAGAGTCACGGTCGATCAGCCTTCGTCCACGTGCCCCCACTGGGGAAGCCATACAACGCAGACCAGCTGGGCAGGGCACTGAGAGCCATCATTGAGGAGATGCTGGACCTCCTGGAGCAGTCAGAGGGCAAAATCAACTATTGCCACAAACACTGA